CTTCGAGTTCGTCTTCACCCAGGACGGAAGCAACCATGGTCAGGTGCTGCCACTTGCCCTTGGGATCGGTGAAGCGGAGATCGACCCACTCGATTTCCTCGTCCTTGATACGGGCGAGGATGTCCTTTGCACTTGCCATCGCTGGTCCTTCTTCTTGCCCCCCTCATCGGGGCATTCGGGGTGATAGTCTCTTGAAGGCCGACGGTCCCTGAGCCAGCCTTGCAAGAGGGAGCCCGCCCGCCCGGCTCCGTGGCGCCGGGCAGGCGGACAAACCTGTCATAAACCCGCCCTGTCAGAGGGCGGCGTCATCGCGTTCGCCGGTGCGGATGCGCAGCACGCCTTCCACGGGAATCACGAAAATCTTGCCATCGCCGATGCGGCCGGTCTGCGCGGCGGCGGCGATCGCCTCCACCACCCGGTCGACCAGGGCATCGGCCACCACGACTTCAAGCTTCACTTTCGGCAGGAAGTCCACGACGTATTCGGCGCCGCGATAAAGTTCGGTATGGCCCTTCTGGCGCCCGAAACCCTTGGCTTCCGTGACTGTAATACCCGAAACGCCGATTTCGTGGAGCGCTTCCTTCACTTCATCGAGCTTGAAGGGCTTGATGATCGCCTCGACCTTTTTCACGTCGTTCAGACCCCTGCAACACGGGCCAAACTCCAAGCGACACGATCTGCGACCTTGTTCGCGCCAGAGTCCGGCGGTTGTCCCTGTGGCACGGTACTAACAAGAATCGTGCCACGCGCTGTCTGATTGCACTAGGCCATCGCCGCAGGGCGGGAAAGCGGGAAAATCGGGGGGTGGTGAAAGAATTGAATCGACAGCCTGAGGACAACATTTTGCAAGTTGCGCGCGGTTGATCGAAAGATGCATAAAATTTGCGCAGCCCTGCTCAAAAAGCAGGCAGGCAGACCGCCCGATGCGCCCTTCAGGCCGAATAGGGCGGTCGGTGCAGTCCCTTTGGGCTGGCCGTGAAAATCTCGCAGCCATCCTCGGTGATGCCGATCGAATGTTCGAACTGCGCCGAAAGCGAACGGTCGCGCGTCACTGCCGTCCAGCCGTCGTCGAGAATCTTCACGCCCGGCTTGCCCAGGTTGATCATCGGCTCGATCGTGAAGAACATGCCCGGGCGCAGTTCGGGGCCGGTGCCGGCGCGGCCCGCGTGGACCACTTCCGGCGCATCGTGGAACAGGCGGCCCAGCCCGTGCCCACAGAATTCGCGAACCACGCCATAGCGCTGCCGTTCGGCATGGGCCTGGATCGCCGCGCCGATATCGCCCAGCCGCGCGCCGGGCCTCGCGTGTTCGATGCCGATCATCAGGCATTCGTAGGTCACGTCCACCAGCCGCCGCGCCTTCAGCGGCACGTCGCCGACCAGGTACATGCGGCTGGAATCGCCGTGCCAGCCATCCAGCAGCGGGGTCACGTCGATATTGACGATATCGCCGTCCTTCAGCGGCTTGTCCGAAGGGATGCCGTGACACACGACATGGTTGATCGAGATGCAGCACGAATGCGCATAGCCGCGATAGCCCATCGTGGCGGGCACGGCGCCGGCGTCCAGCGTCATCTGCCGCACCACGTCGTCCAGCGCAGCCGTGGTCACGCCGGGCTGGACCAGCGGAGCCAGCGCGTCGAGGATTTCGGCGGCAAGGCGGCCGGCCTTGCGCATGCCCTCGAACCCGGCCGGGCCATGGAGCTTGATGGTCCCGTCGCGCGGGAGGACTTCGGTATCGTCTGCGATCACATACTGGGTCATGCCGGCTATATAGCGCGTGTCCCGCGAAAATGCGAGATCATCGCGTTCTGAATGCGGCGCGGTATTCCGGCTTCACCGCGGCAAGCACCGCGCTCGTCACCGGCACCGTTACTTCATACGATCCTTCGGCATAGGGGCCGGCATCGTATGGCGCCACCAGCACGCCGATGCTGTCGAACCCCTGCTTGCCGGCCGACCCCAGGATCACCGTCTCGCCCACCGGATCGATGCAGGCGTCGAATTCGGAATCGCTGTTCGCGGGCACCGGTTCGCCACGCTTCTTCGCGCGCTGGCGATTCAGCTCGGCGCAGAACGGCTGGCGGATCGCCTGCGACAGCGCGGCTTTCGAGGTGAACAGGTCTGCCACGCCACGGCGCTGACCGGCGGCCTTGTCCCACAAAACCGTGTCATAGACGTAGTTCGGGTGCGCGCCGCCCGAATAGCTGCCCACGATCGTCGACAGGCTCAGCCAGCCGGGCAGGTCGGTCACGACCTGCCAGTCGAGCGAAAGCGAATGGGCGTGGAAGGGATAGTTGTTCGCCTTGGCTTCCTTGCGGTCGTCGCTGGCTTCGTTGACCAGACCCTGCTTCTTCGCGATCAGGTCCTTGTCGAGCTGGTCGCGCAGCGCCGGGATCGCGCCGGCCGCCGCCGGATAGGCATAGTCGAACTCGTAGAGATCGTTGTTTTCCGAAACCTTGCGCGCCACGCCCGGCACCGGCTGGGGCGGGGCGGGCGGCGTCGGGGGAGCGGTCAGCGCGTGCGACTGGGATGCCGCCGCAGCCGGCTGCGTGGCCGGCGCCGGCTTGCTGCACGCGCCCGTCGCCAGCATCGCGCCGAACAGGACTGGGGCGATGGTCAGGGTCGTGATCGAAACGGCAACCGGGTGCTTCATCGCAATTTCCTCTCGCGCTTGCCGCACGGCTGCGGCAAGGTCCGCCGCAACATGAACGACCGCACGCCCTTGAACCAGCCCACATTGATCCAACCTGACCGGGGACAGGCCGCCACTGCACTCCACCTGGTCGACAAGGCGTCCTTCGCCGCATGGCAGAAGGCGCGCACTCCCGGCCAGCGCGCGATCCTGGCTGCGCAGAAGTTCGAAGGCGCGGCGGGGGACGTCGCGATCCTGCCCGATGGCGATGGCTGGTTCGCGGCCGGCGGAGTCACCGATGGCGCCGCGCTCACCAGCTGGTGCCTGGCGAAACTTACCGAAACCCTGCCCGGCGGCACCTACCGGCTGGCCGAGGGGGAG
The Novosphingobium sp. EMRT-2 genome window above contains:
- a CDS encoding P-II family nitrogen regulator, translating into MKKVEAIIKPFKLDEVKEALHEIGVSGITVTEAKGFGRQKGHTELYRGAEYVVDFLPKVKLEVVVADALVDRVVEAIAAAAQTGRIGDGKIFVIPVEGVLRIRTGERDDAAL
- the map gene encoding type I methionyl aminopeptidase, whose amino-acid sequence is MTQYVIADDTEVLPRDGTIKLHGPAGFEGMRKAGRLAAEILDALAPLVQPGVTTAALDDVVRQMTLDAGAVPATMGYRGYAHSCCISINHVVCHGIPSDKPLKDGDIVNIDVTPLLDGWHGDSSRMYLVGDVPLKARRLVDVTYECLMIGIEHARPGARLGDIGAAIQAHAERQRYGVVREFCGHGLGRLFHDAPEVVHAGRAGTGPELRPGMFFTIEPMINLGKPGVKILDDGWTAVTRDRSLSAQFEHSIGITEDGCEIFTASPKGLHRPPYSA
- a CDS encoding PdaC/SigV domain-containing protein, whose protein sequence is MKHPVAVSITTLTIAPVLFGAMLATGACSKPAPATQPAAAASQSHALTAPPTPPAPPQPVPGVARKVSENNDLYEFDYAYPAAAGAIPALRDQLDKDLIAKKQGLVNEASDDRKEAKANNYPFHAHSLSLDWQVVTDLPGWLSLSTIVGSYSGGAHPNYVYDTVLWDKAAGQRRGVADLFTSKAALSQAIRQPFCAELNRQRAKKRGEPVPANSDSEFDACIDPVGETVILGSAGKQGFDSIGVLVAPYDAGPYAEGSYEVTVPVTSAVLAAVKPEYRAAFRTR